The genome window CTCAATTATTCCATTTGTAGGACCTTTTGCCTTCCTCTTCATGACTATTGGAGCCGTATCAATGCTGTTCCGACGCCTGCATGACACTGGCAGAAGCGGCTGGTGGTGGGGTGCTCAGGCTTGTATTGGTCTGGTTGCTGCGGCACTCTTCGCCAGTGCTATCGATTTTTATGCATACGTATCGGCAATAAGAGCAAATGACGTTTCAGAGATGATGAGAGTTCTTGGTTCTGCCATGAGTGGCAGCACAGGTCTCCTTGCATTGCTTTGCTATCTGGCAAACATGGTATTAGGTCTTGTTATTTTCGTATTCACCCTTTTTGACAGCCAGCCTCAGGACAACAAGTACGGTAAATCACCAAAGTATGTTGCTAATTAAGTTGACAAACAAACGGAATGACAAACGGTAAGGTTGTTGGGTTAAGCAAGTTGACAAACAAACGATTCTACACGACTGACAGGTTACTTGTCAAGAATCTATGAGTTGAAAGCATAACACAACCCATATTACATCATAAAAAGAAGTTGTTTCAAAGTACGGAGGCACAAGCCACACATCCATACTTTTGAAACAACTTCTTTGCATTTTGCCACCAATCAGTCCATTAGAGCCTGAACAGATTTTGTTTTCTTGTCGGCATCCGGTATGTCTTTATAACGGGTTTATACACCTGTATGGTATGACTATCCAAAATTAGACGGTCTCACAAAAAGGGATAAAGCATGACATAAGAATGCAAATAAATACCATGTCTTTCCGTCTTCTACAAACGACTTATCCCCATACCCACCAATGTTTGTAAACTATTTTCATACGGCTCAAAACCAATACATGGTCTTTTGGCTTTGAAAAGACGCCCAATTGACTTGCAATAGATGCCCTTTTGAGGTCTAACTAACGCCCTTTTGAAGTCCAATTAAGCACCTTTTCTTGTACGACTCTATAACCAGTTGATTTACTGTTGGTTGCAAACTTGCATTTTATTCGTGTTTTTGCCTTTATTTGTAGGTGTTTTACCTGAAATTATGTCATGATTTTTCAAACTGTTGTCTCGGTTTTCAAAGTATTAAAATGAAAAAGTTTTCTGTGTCGGAGGATGATAACAAAAAGACAGCCAAGACCATCTTGACTATGTTTTTGTTTAATGAATGACCTCGGTTCTTCCGTTAAAGCTATACGAAAAGTGTCCATGCATTTAACGGAAGAACCATATTTTGTCTGTCCTCATTCAGTCTTCTCCCGACAGCATCCCGTCAGGTGCTCCCTTCTTTTGGAGGAACGGAGGGAGGTTTTCCCGTACAAACTTCTCGCCCAACATAAATCCTTCTTCATAAAGTGCTTCGAGCTTATCGACATCTTTTTCCATTCTCCCGACGACAACCGGCTTCTCGGGACGGATAACAAGAATCTTGCCCTGCTCCTCCAACTCATCAACCAGGTCAAGCTGACGGTTATACGCCTCTATACGACGGCTCAGAGCTACACGCAGACGAGGATAATTACGGTAGATAAACTTGG of Prevotella fusca JCM 17724 contains these proteins:
- a CDS encoding DUF805 domain-containing protein, with amino-acid sequence MAQFKELPQVGFSEAAQNLFKKMFQFNGRIRRSEYWWGFLTFIILSFVLSIIPFVGPFAFLFMTIGAVSMLFRRLHDTGRSGWWWGAQACIGLVAAALFASAIDFYAYVSAIRANDVSEMMRVLGSAMSGSTGLLALLCYLANMVLGLVIFVFTLFDSQPQDNKYGKSPKYVAN